A window of Marinobacter salarius contains these coding sequences:
- a CDS encoding MerR family transcriptional regulator, with translation MKTFNIGELSDKSGVASHAIRFYERENLMPEPARTQSNYRRYPEDAIARLQFIIHAKQWGFTLDEIRELLMLQDANGDRAEAKRIAKKQLEKIRHQIQSLSRIEVVLSETLEECSGEGPMDGCPIVEAIAQRG, from the coding sequence ATGAAAACGTTCAATATTGGCGAACTCTCTGATAAAAGCGGCGTGGCCAGCCATGCCATTCGCTTTTACGAGCGGGAAAATCTCATGCCCGAGCCAGCCAGAACCCAATCGAATTATCGTCGTTACCCCGAGGATGCGATCGCCAGGCTGCAATTCATCATCCACGCCAAGCAATGGGGTTTCACCCTTGATGAGATTCGCGAACTCCTGATGCTTCAGGACGCCAATGGCGACCGCGCCGAGGCCAAGCGAATTGCAAAGAAGCAACTGGAAAAAATCCGGCATCAGATTCAGAGCCTGTCCCGCATTGAGGTCGTCCTGTCGGAAACCCTGGAGGAATGCTCCGGTGAAGGACCCATGGACGGCTGCCCGATTGTCGAAGCCATAGCCCAGCGAGGGTGA
- a CDS encoding protein-disulfide reductase DsbD domain-containing protein: MTTRTKVLLTGVAVFLIAIAAFMLIGTNSGKAPGSAQTEQASSDPQAPVARTGLADSSDKVRLNLAEGGKALIGETGEIVLTLDIEPGWHVNANPASMEFLIPTVAKSSAGGQSLDIPTQYPRGRVSDITLGDTALEVYDDGASIRLLPDEKQTAALKEAGRLDMTVRVQACSDEGVCLAPADLPVALNLDDTKPQ; encoded by the coding sequence ATGACAACCCGAACCAAGGTATTGCTGACCGGCGTAGCGGTTTTTCTGATCGCGATCGCGGCGTTCATGTTGATCGGCACCAATTCCGGAAAGGCTCCTGGCTCAGCCCAGACTGAACAAGCCAGTTCTGACCCTCAGGCACCAGTTGCCCGCACGGGGTTGGCAGATTCTTCCGATAAGGTCCGCCTCAATCTTGCGGAAGGCGGCAAAGCCCTGATAGGGGAGACCGGTGAAATCGTTCTGACACTGGACATTGAACCGGGCTGGCACGTGAATGCGAATCCAGCCTCCATGGAGTTTCTGATCCCCACCGTCGCCAAGTCTTCGGCTGGCGGCCAGTCGCTTGACATCCCGACCCAGTACCCCCGCGGCAGGGTCAGTGACATCACACTGGGTGACACTGCCCTGGAGGTGTACGACGACGGTGCGAGTATTCGGCTGCTGCCAGACGAAAAACAGACCGCCGCGCTGAAAGAAGCAGGCAGGCTTGACATGACAGTACGGGTACAGGCCTGCAGTGATGAGGGCGTTTGCCTGGCACCAGCTGACCTGCCCGTTGCGCTGAATCTGGACGATACCAAGCCACAATAA
- a CDS encoding TVP38/TMEM64 family protein, whose protein sequence is MTTTLKHEFHRVPMAGMGVRPNAKAKVVGVLLLLAALAAIYWVMLETGALTTVTNKAALSEWIDQLGYWGPVGIIGLMITAIVLSPIPSAPIAMVAGAVYGSFWGTVFVVVGAEAGALIAFVIARSLGYDVIHRWRRVRPVLNWLGKDRSQGGLMLVIFASRLVPFISFDAVSYAAGLTPLAFWRFVLATLAGVIPTAYLITAFGGLLMASEPGVVTGLLILVSGITLLPIVAKLLLARRRGRKSVFQQ, encoded by the coding sequence ATGACTACCACCCTGAAGCATGAATTTCATCGGGTACCCATGGCAGGCATGGGAGTTAGACCGAACGCAAAAGCAAAAGTAGTCGGGGTTCTGCTCTTGCTGGCTGCACTGGCTGCGATTTATTGGGTCATGCTGGAGACCGGAGCATTGACCACCGTGACCAACAAGGCTGCCTTGTCGGAATGGATTGACCAACTGGGATATTGGGGGCCGGTGGGTATCATTGGCCTGATGATCACGGCCATTGTCCTGAGCCCGATCCCCAGCGCCCCGATCGCGATGGTCGCCGGCGCCGTTTATGGTTCCTTCTGGGGGACGGTGTTCGTGGTTGTCGGGGCAGAGGCTGGTGCCCTGATAGCCTTTGTCATTGCCCGATCCCTGGGTTACGACGTTATCCATCGCTGGAGGCGGGTACGTCCGGTATTGAATTGGCTGGGCAAGGACCGCTCCCAGGGCGGGTTGATGCTTGTCATTTTTGCGTCGCGACTGGTGCCCTTTATCTCCTTCGATGCCGTCAGCTATGCAGCCGGCCTGACACCACTCGCGTTCTGGCGCTTCGTGCTCGCAACGCTGGCCGGTGTTATTCCGACAGCGTATTTGATCACAGCGTTTGGTGGCTTGCTCATGGCTTCTGAGCCCGGGGTGGTGACTGGGCTTCTGATCCTGGTCAGTGGCATTACCCTGTTACCGATTGTTGCCAAGCTGCTTTTGGCCCGACGTCGGGGGCGAAAGAGCGTGTTCCAGCAGTAA
- a CDS encoding c-type cytochrome, whose product MNKWIGLLILFVVPTVAIASGQPASTDPAPANVAQGQQIYQQYCAACHGQQAEGAANWNKPDEKGEMPPPPHDETGHTWRHSDAMLFKMIAKGWRHPFNKTDRLTMPAFEDALTEQEIQSVIEYLKTLWTDEQRTYQATESQ is encoded by the coding sequence ATGAATAAGTGGATCGGCTTGCTGATTCTGTTCGTTGTGCCGACCGTTGCGATTGCTTCCGGCCAACCGGCGAGTACCGACCCTGCGCCCGCGAATGTGGCGCAGGGTCAACAAATTTATCAACAATACTGCGCCGCCTGCCATGGGCAGCAGGCTGAGGGTGCTGCCAACTGGAACAAACCGGATGAGAAAGGTGAAATGCCGCCACCGCCTCACGATGAAACCGGCCATACCTGGCGCCACAGCGACGCCATGCTGTTCAAGATGATCGCGAAGGGCTGGCGGCACCCCTTCAACAAAACCGATCGGCTGACCATGCCAGCGTTCGAAGACGCTCTCACTGAACAGGAAATTCAGTCAGTCATTGAATACCTGAAAACGCTCTGGACCGATGAACAAAGAACGTACCAGGCGACAGAGAGCCAATAG
- a CDS encoding TlpA disulfide reductase family protein, translated as MSHQRISAARRIAVVLFALAISIAAPVMAAGKIPKSVGPQGFLIWESPRTLPELAFQDEVGRPLTLADFKGKAILLNIWATWCLPCREEMPTLDSLQAQLGGEQFEVVALSVDHVGISVVEKFYRKTGIQHLRQYIDPSTLATSTLGIEGVPTTLLIDHDGREIGRLVGAAEWDSPAMVDLMTRTIEGVPD; from the coding sequence ATGAGTCACCAGCGCATATCTGCCGCCCGGAGAATCGCCGTAGTCCTTTTCGCGCTTGCTATTTCCATAGCCGCTCCAGTTATGGCTGCAGGGAAGATTCCGAAGTCCGTGGGGCCCCAGGGGTTCCTGATCTGGGAGTCTCCTCGCACTCTGCCCGAGCTGGCTTTTCAAGACGAAGTCGGCAGGCCGCTGACACTGGCTGACTTTAAGGGTAAGGCGATATTGCTCAATATCTGGGCGACCTGGTGCCTGCCTTGCCGTGAGGAAATGCCGACGTTGGACTCACTTCAGGCTCAACTGGGCGGCGAGCAATTTGAAGTGGTCGCGCTGTCTGTTGACCACGTAGGCATCAGCGTTGTTGAGAAATTCTACCGGAAAACAGGCATCCAACATCTTCGCCAGTATATTGATCCGTCGACACTGGCGACCTCAACACTGGGCATAGAAGGTGTTCCTACAACGCTGCTGATTGATCACGACGGTCGCGAAATTGGCCGTCTGGTCGGTGCCGCGGAATGGGACAGCCCGGCCATGGTGGATTTGATGACCCGCACCATTGAAGGGGTTCCGGACTGA
- a CDS encoding protein-disulfide reductase DsbD family protein has protein sequence MDQLPSLLIAGQIMMAVMAGLLLNLTPCVLPAIPIKVRTILREAGGQRSHRVLAALAFTAGTLTFFLTLGGLTALLQWNWGTLFQSTLFVAVLVALMVGFAVITWLDLPIPVPTFAASAHGRRYFEAYVSGLLSAILAAPCAGPFLGGVLAFAVTQPAPVIMGIFGSIGLGLSLPYAVLMLRPEWLSRLPKAGPWTVAIREVLALILLAAAVFFSASLVPKAVYPWLWWAWLALVLVWGLRRFVQGNGAVRVITATATGLALAVTVVFASPLGSGEDELVWQPYSAELLADTKARGTPYLLEFTADWCINCKVLERTVYKEPAVAEAVERAGMVPIQVDVTASDPEKDALLTATGGQALPFAAIFDADGTAVARFTGLFDTDSLVEAINRTENSQR, from the coding sequence ATGGATCAGTTGCCTTCTTTGCTCATTGCCGGCCAGATCATGATGGCGGTTATGGCAGGTCTACTGCTGAACCTGACGCCCTGCGTGTTGCCCGCCATCCCCATCAAAGTCCGAACCATCCTTCGGGAGGCGGGCGGCCAGAGGTCCCATCGGGTGCTGGCCGCGCTGGCATTCACGGCCGGAACACTCACCTTTTTCCTGACGCTGGGCGGCCTGACTGCACTGCTGCAGTGGAACTGGGGCACGTTGTTCCAGTCAACGCTATTCGTGGCCGTCCTGGTTGCGTTAATGGTCGGGTTTGCGGTGATTACCTGGCTCGATCTGCCCATCCCCGTCCCGACATTCGCCGCCTCGGCGCATGGCCGGCGTTACTTTGAAGCCTATGTATCCGGGCTGTTGAGTGCGATCCTGGCCGCGCCCTGCGCAGGCCCTTTCCTGGGTGGCGTACTGGCCTTTGCCGTTACCCAGCCGGCGCCGGTCATCATGGGGATATTCGGCAGTATCGGGCTGGGGCTGTCGTTGCCCTACGCGGTACTGATGCTCAGGCCCGAGTGGCTGAGCCGTTTGCCCAAGGCGGGCCCCTGGACCGTAGCCATTCGTGAAGTGCTCGCGCTGATATTGCTGGCCGCCGCCGTGTTTTTCAGTGCGAGCCTGGTGCCCAAAGCGGTATACCCCTGGCTGTGGTGGGCCTGGCTGGCGCTGGTGCTGGTCTGGGGTCTCCGCCGTTTCGTTCAGGGGAACGGTGCCGTGCGCGTGATCACTGCAACGGCGACAGGCCTTGCCTTGGCGGTGACAGTGGTATTCGCATCTCCGTTGGGCAGCGGCGAAGACGAGCTTGTCTGGCAACCCTACTCAGCAGAACTCCTGGCGGACACAAAAGCCCGTGGCACACCGTATTTGCTGGAGTTCACTGCGGACTGGTGCATCAACTGCAAAGTCCTGGAGCGCACCGTGTATAAAGAGCCCGCTGTGGCCGAAGCCGTGGAGCGAGCCGGCATGGTGCCGATTCAGGTGGACGTGACAGCAAGCGATCCCGAAAAAGACGCATTGTTAACAGCAACGGGAGGGCAAGCTTTGCCTTTTGCGGCGATTTTTGACGCTGACGGCACCGCTGTCGCCCGTTTCACGGGGCTCTTTGATACCGACAGCCTGGTCGAGGCGATCAACCGTACCGAGAATTCACAACGCTAG
- a CDS encoding DUF411 domain-containing protein, producing the protein MKMKKSALYTGVAAIVLVAGATTLAMLADESAEPSAAVAATAEAGTDITIYKSPNCSCCQSWAEHLAANGFDTNIVETDNLSEVKQKYGVPREMASCHTALIGDVVIEGHVPADDIVAYLEKPQFNTVGLSVPGMVQGSPGMETGRKQDYKVIAFSANGQQSVFREYTDY; encoded by the coding sequence ATGAAGATGAAAAAATCCGCCCTGTATACGGGTGTCGCCGCCATCGTTCTCGTTGCCGGCGCAACCACGCTGGCAATGCTGGCCGATGAGTCTGCCGAGCCGTCAGCCGCAGTCGCGGCCACTGCAGAGGCTGGCACAGACATCACCATCTACAAGAGCCCCAATTGCAGTTGCTGTCAGTCCTGGGCTGAGCATCTTGCGGCCAATGGCTTTGACACCAACATTGTTGAAACCGACAACCTTAGTGAAGTCAAACAAAAGTATGGGGTGCCCCGTGAAATGGCGTCCTGCCACACCGCGTTGATCGGTGATGTGGTGATCGAGGGGCATGTACCGGCGGATGATATTGTCGCCTACCTTGAAAAACCACAGTTCAATACCGTAGGACTTTCTGTGCCCGGGATGGTCCAGGGCAGTCCCGGTATGGAAACTGGCCGCAAGCAGGACTACAAGGTCATAGCCTTCAGTGCCAACGGACAGCAGAGTGTGTTCCGCGAATATACGGATTACTGA
- a CDS encoding SCO family protein, whose translation MNSLFRVFLIAVIALVSTNAMAHSMEDVEASLNEKERYAQFVDQPAPEFDLTGVDGNTLSLADLNGKTVVLNFLYTRCTEACPFHMNLIRQLQTGVEEEGLSEEVVFITIATDREDIAGTRDNMRAYGDNFDLNPDNWHFLYRGEGESPGLTSELAKAYGVQFRDTGEGVQVHGVVTHVIDPEGQMRARFHGLKFKPEHLVTYLTAIAKGPNAAADDGFWGRLHGQIEELLQSE comes from the coding sequence GTGAACAGCTTATTCAGAGTATTCCTGATTGCCGTGATTGCCCTGGTCAGCACCAATGCCATGGCCCATTCCATGGAGGATGTGGAGGCCTCGTTGAACGAGAAAGAGCGGTATGCCCAGTTTGTGGATCAGCCGGCCCCTGAATTTGATCTTACAGGCGTTGATGGCAATACCCTTTCCCTTGCCGACTTAAACGGCAAAACCGTTGTGCTCAATTTTCTCTACACGCGCTGTACCGAGGCCTGCCCTTTTCATATGAACCTGATACGGCAGTTGCAAACCGGGGTTGAAGAAGAAGGGCTGAGTGAAGAGGTGGTGTTCATCACCATTGCCACTGATCGCGAGGATATTGCCGGTACCCGGGACAACATGCGCGCGTATGGCGACAATTTCGACCTGAACCCCGATAATTGGCACTTTCTGTACCGGGGCGAAGGCGAATCGCCCGGGTTGACGTCGGAGCTCGCCAAGGCCTACGGCGTTCAGTTCAGGGATACGGGTGAGGGTGTACAGGTCCATGGCGTGGTAACCCACGTGATTGACCCGGAAGGTCAGATGCGGGCCCGGTTCCATGGATTAAAATTCAAGCCTGAACACCTGGTGACCTACCTGACGGCCATTGCCAAAGGCCCCAACGCGGCAGCCGATGATGGGTTCTGGGGCCGACTGCACGGGCAAATTGAAGAGCTGTTACAGAGTGAGTAA
- a CDS encoding multicopper oxidase family protein, with translation MSREKSVHRRTVLRAAAGTGVLLTLSPGLLLTGCDGGVKAVESETLGLDSDEYDVELNLHAMPDSVPILPGAPSEVWRYRAELLKGPENTVTENPDSYLGPTIRLRRGQTVKIHIHNKLPEDTTVHWHGLHVPSDVDGQPRLPIRPGETMTVGFEVLDRAGLFWYHSHAHGKQGGRVGFQSYAGLAGLLIVEDEEEAGLKLPSGDNELLLVLQDRTLAGNNELVYMGGGMGAMMDRMHGFLGDRVLANGAPPTTRKVATRPYRIRVLNGSNARIYKLAWSDGRPVTVIGADGGLLQEPEDRPYAVLAPAQRLDIWVDLSEFQPGDTLELISDRFRAGMMGGMGMMGSNALPLGSRFPLARLEVAESVEASEPLPAQLGVQRQKIPVNRNTRIRSFELSPVMMRGFAINGRRFDGTNVADDEKVRLGDTEIWEFHNSTPMPHPMHIHGLQFNVVGRRGGNSDSLQQGLVDSGWHDTVLVMPRETVQVAMKFERFDGLYIYHCHNMEHEDAGMMRYFQVQG, from the coding sequence ATGAGCAGGGAAAAAAGTGTCCATAGGCGCACGGTCCTTCGGGCTGCGGCGGGCACCGGCGTCCTTCTCACGTTGTCGCCGGGACTTCTGCTTACCGGGTGTGATGGAGGGGTAAAAGCGGTTGAATCGGAAACGCTCGGCCTTGATTCCGATGAATACGATGTTGAACTGAATCTTCACGCCATGCCCGATTCGGTGCCCATTCTTCCGGGCGCCCCCAGTGAAGTGTGGCGCTACAGGGCGGAATTGCTGAAAGGCCCGGAAAACACAGTCACCGAAAACCCGGACAGTTACCTGGGCCCAACGATCCGGCTGCGCCGCGGCCAGACCGTCAAAATCCATATTCACAATAAGCTGCCAGAGGACACCACCGTCCACTGGCACGGGCTTCATGTGCCTTCCGACGTAGACGGACAACCAAGACTTCCGATCCGCCCAGGCGAGACAATGACTGTAGGCTTTGAGGTACTGGACCGGGCCGGACTGTTCTGGTACCACTCCCATGCCCATGGCAAGCAGGGCGGTCGCGTGGGATTTCAGAGTTACGCGGGCCTGGCCGGGCTCCTGATCGTTGAAGATGAAGAGGAAGCGGGCCTCAAATTGCCGTCGGGCGATAACGAGCTGTTACTGGTGCTTCAGGACCGCACCTTAGCGGGTAACAATGAACTGGTTTACATGGGCGGTGGCATGGGGGCCATGATGGACCGTATGCACGGTTTTCTGGGGGACAGAGTGCTGGCTAACGGGGCGCCTCCAACCACCCGCAAGGTTGCCACCCGCCCATACAGAATTCGAGTCCTCAATGGCTCTAACGCTCGCATCTACAAACTGGCCTGGAGCGACGGGCGACCTGTCACCGTTATCGGTGCAGACGGCGGCCTTCTTCAGGAACCGGAAGACAGACCTTACGCCGTGCTGGCTCCGGCTCAGCGGCTTGATATCTGGGTTGACCTTTCCGAGTTCCAGCCGGGTGATACGCTGGAGCTTATCAGTGACCGTTTCCGGGCAGGCATGATGGGCGGAATGGGAATGATGGGCAGCAACGCCCTGCCCCTCGGCAGCCGATTCCCCCTGGCCAGGCTGGAGGTGGCCGAGTCAGTAGAGGCCAGCGAACCTTTACCGGCACAGCTAGGTGTGCAGCGGCAAAAAATACCGGTAAACCGCAATACGCGAATCCGGTCGTTCGAGTTAAGCCCGGTGATGATGCGGGGATTTGCCATAAATGGCCGGCGGTTTGACGGAACGAATGTCGCGGATGACGAAAAAGTCCGCCTTGGTGACACGGAAATCTGGGAATTCCACAACAGCACACCAATGCCTCACCCGATGCATATTCATGGCTTGCAGTTCAATGTTGTAGGGCGACGAGGCGGCAACTCGGACAGTTTACAGCAGGGCCTGGTAGACAGTGGCTGGCACGACACGGTTCTGGTCATGCCCCGTGAAACGGTTCAGGTGGCGATGAAATTCGAGCGCTTTGACGGCCTTTACATCTACCACTGTCATAACATGGAACATGAAGATGCAGGAATGATGCGCTATTTTCAGGTGCAAGGCTAA
- a CDS encoding heavy metal translocating P-type ATPase: protein MQRIEIRVDGMSCASCVGRIEKALMGEPGVAEAQVNLATGKATVEFDQPTTPAMLIDSIKEAGYQPRLQSAEIPVVGMSCGSCVSRIEQSLNKQPGMVKASVNLTTRKAFVEFLSDTLSVPQIHQAIRDAGYEPQEPDASSETEEQDREGIDLRRKVLFAAALTIPVVLIAMGKMIPALESLYSSLLPHRGWMAIEWLLTTPVLFYAGLRFFRSGYSELRHANPGMNSLVMIGTSAAYFYSVAALLVPGFFPAGTAESYFEAAAVIVTLILLGRYFEHVAKGRTSEAIKKLLQLQAKTARVIRDGEAVEVPIEAVVPGDRIQVRPGERVPVDGVVEEGQSYVDESMISGEPVPVAKQKDAELVGGTINKNGSLTFRATRVGADTVLAQIIRMVESAQADKPPIQALADKIAGIFVPIVIVLAILTFITWFSFGPEPALSFAFVTTVSVLLIACPCAMGLATPTAIMVGTGKGAEMGVLFRKGAALETLSRMDTIVLDKTGTLTRGQPELTDFILVEGREDEVLAWVAAVETESEHPIGEAIVKGARDRGLTLPAISEFQAEPGYGIQAQVAGRRINVGADRYMRRLGIDLASVADDAVSLAEKAKSPLYVAVDGRLAALIAVADPLKDGSVEAIAALKSSGLSVAMLTGDNRATAEAIARQAGIERVLAEVLPDQKAAEVKRLQDEGARVAFVGDGINDAPALAQADVGIAIGTGTDIAIEAGDVVLMRGDLRGIVDAAALSRRTRKTILGNFVWAYGYNLALIPVAAGVLFPFTGYLLNPMLAAGAMSLSSVFVVTNSLRLGRFKSNSEGFATSNISESGAAQASVS, encoded by the coding sequence ATGCAACGAATAGAGATTCGTGTTGATGGAATGTCTTGCGCTTCGTGCGTCGGGCGGATTGAAAAGGCGCTCATGGGTGAGCCCGGCGTTGCGGAAGCCCAGGTGAATCTGGCGACCGGAAAAGCCACCGTGGAATTTGACCAGCCTACCACGCCGGCCATGCTAATCGACTCGATTAAGGAGGCGGGTTACCAGCCACGGCTACAGTCGGCTGAGATTCCGGTCGTCGGCATGAGCTGCGGCTCCTGCGTATCCCGGATTGAGCAGTCATTGAACAAGCAACCCGGCATGGTTAAGGCCAGTGTCAATCTGACTACCCGGAAAGCGTTTGTGGAGTTCCTGTCTGACACCCTGTCAGTGCCGCAAATTCATCAGGCGATCCGCGATGCGGGATATGAGCCTCAGGAGCCGGACGCCAGTAGCGAAACGGAAGAGCAGGACAGGGAGGGCATCGACCTCCGCCGGAAAGTGCTCTTCGCTGCAGCTCTGACTATCCCGGTAGTTCTGATTGCCATGGGTAAGATGATCCCCGCTCTTGAATCTCTATATTCCAGCCTTTTGCCCCATCGGGGGTGGATGGCTATTGAGTGGCTACTAACCACGCCGGTGTTGTTTTATGCCGGATTGAGGTTTTTCCGGTCCGGGTACAGTGAATTGCGCCATGCCAATCCCGGCATGAACAGCCTGGTTATGATCGGCACCAGCGCTGCCTATTTCTACTCCGTCGCAGCACTGCTGGTTCCAGGATTCTTTCCCGCCGGTACCGCCGAGAGTTATTTCGAGGCAGCGGCGGTGATCGTGACGCTCATTCTGCTGGGACGCTACTTCGAGCACGTCGCCAAAGGCCGGACGTCGGAGGCGATCAAAAAACTTCTGCAACTGCAGGCCAAGACCGCCCGTGTCATTCGGGACGGGGAGGCCGTCGAAGTGCCCATTGAAGCCGTGGTGCCTGGCGACCGTATCCAGGTGCGCCCGGGAGAACGGGTTCCTGTTGATGGCGTGGTGGAGGAAGGCCAATCCTACGTGGACGAGTCCATGATCAGCGGCGAGCCCGTTCCCGTGGCCAAGCAGAAAGACGCCGAGTTGGTGGGTGGAACCATAAACAAGAACGGTTCCCTGACGTTCCGGGCTACCCGGGTGGGTGCGGACACCGTTCTGGCACAGATCATCAGAATGGTGGAATCGGCTCAGGCTGATAAACCCCCGATTCAGGCGCTGGCCGACAAGATAGCGGGAATTTTCGTTCCCATTGTGATTGTGCTCGCGATTTTGACGTTCATCACCTGGTTCAGCTTCGGGCCCGAGCCGGCCCTGTCCTTTGCCTTCGTCACGACGGTCAGCGTACTGCTGATTGCCTGTCCCTGCGCGATGGGACTGGCTACGCCAACAGCCATTATGGTCGGAACCGGTAAGGGCGCCGAAATGGGCGTGCTGTTCCGCAAAGGCGCGGCCCTGGAGACACTGTCTCGGATGGACACCATCGTCCTCGATAAAACCGGCACCCTGACTCGGGGCCAGCCTGAGCTGACAGATTTCATACTGGTGGAAGGCCGCGAGGATGAGGTCCTGGCCTGGGTTGCGGCTGTAGAGACCGAAAGTGAACATCCCATCGGGGAAGCCATCGTCAAGGGCGCAAGGGATCGGGGCCTCACGTTACCCGCGATCAGTGAATTCCAGGCGGAGCCGGGCTACGGCATCCAGGCACAGGTGGCCGGACGCCGGATCAATGTGGGCGCGGACCGTTATATGCGCCGCCTCGGTATCGACCTGGCCAGCGTCGCCGACGATGCGGTGTCACTTGCTGAAAAAGCCAAATCCCCGCTGTATGTTGCCGTCGACGGACGCCTCGCCGCGCTGATTGCCGTGGCCGATCCGCTCAAGGACGGTTCGGTGGAGGCGATTGCTGCGCTCAAGTCATCAGGGCTCAGCGTGGCTATGCTTACCGGTGACAACCGCGCCACCGCCGAGGCGATTGCGCGGCAAGCCGGCATCGAACGGGTGCTTGCGGAGGTATTGCCGGACCAGAAAGCGGCCGAAGTGAAGCGCCTGCAAGATGAAGGTGCCCGGGTTGCTTTTGTGGGTGACGGTATCAATGACGCACCGGCCCTGGCGCAAGCCGATGTGGGTATCGCCATCGGCACCGGTACCGACATTGCCATCGAGGCCGGCGACGTGGTTCTGATGCGCGGCGACCTCCGGGGCATCGTGGATGCAGCAGCGCTCTCCCGGCGCACCCGCAAAACGATCCTCGGCAATTTTGTCTGGGCCTACGGATACAATCTGGCACTGATCCCCGTAGCCGCAGGTGTTCTGTTCCCGTTTACCGGTTACCTGCTCAACCCCATGCTGGCTGCGGGTGCTATGAGCCTTTCCAGTGTATTTGTGGTGACCAATTCTCTCCGGCTGGGCCGGTTCAAATCCAATAGCGAAGGCTTCGCGACGAGCAATATCAGCGAAAGCGGAGCCGCACAGGCCAGCGTCTCGTAA
- the dsbG gene encoding thiol:disulfide interchange protein DsbG, giving the protein MRHQRWTRESRRFRKKVGFTVIERFSTPVGGVTGYVVKTGDGKAGIIYGVGDYTFSGALLESDGTDLTRQYTTRYISEPMYASVAEKLSRDTHLVSEGGKNAPEIYVFADPNCIFCHKFWQQTRDWVAQGKVRLHWVMVGFLKPSSLGFSAAIMNAEDRAGALQAFEENFGNNGSVEGISELTPVPANLKAALEQHSKWMAELGFSGTPGLLFKDTSGQWQGQTGVPGQEALGRALGIAE; this is encoded by the coding sequence ATGCGTCACCAACGATGGACCCGGGAATCGAGGCGCTTCAGAAAAAAAGTCGGTTTTACGGTAATTGAACGCTTCTCCACACCAGTTGGGGGCGTGACCGGTTATGTTGTAAAGACCGGGGATGGAAAAGCCGGAATCATCTATGGTGTCGGTGACTACACTTTTTCCGGTGCGCTTCTGGAGAGCGACGGCACCGATCTGACTCGTCAGTACACGACACGCTATATATCAGAGCCAATGTATGCCTCCGTTGCCGAGAAGCTTTCCCGGGATACTCACTTAGTCAGCGAGGGCGGAAAGAATGCCCCGGAAATCTATGTGTTCGCGGATCCCAATTGCATCTTTTGTCACAAATTCTGGCAGCAAACCCGAGATTGGGTAGCGCAGGGGAAAGTCAGGTTGCACTGGGTCATGGTTGGTTTTCTCAAGCCCTCCAGCCTGGGCTTCTCCGCCGCAATCATGAATGCAGAGGATCGGGCCGGAGCGCTCCAGGCGTTCGAGGAGAACTTTGGTAACAATGGTAGCGTGGAGGGCATTTCCGAGCTCACGCCCGTACCGGCGAACCTCAAGGCGGCGCTTGAGCAGCACAGCAAGTGGATGGCCGAACTGGGTTTCAGTGGAACGCCAGGGCTGCTGTTCAAAGACACGAGTGGTCAATGGCAAGGCCAGACCGGCGTGCCTGGGCAGGAAGCGCTGGGAAGGGCGCTGGGGATAGCTGAGTGA